In Malus sylvestris chromosome 15, drMalSylv7.2, whole genome shotgun sequence, a single genomic region encodes these proteins:
- the LOC126602644 gene encoding probable indole-3-pyruvate monooxygenase YUCCA10, whose product MSSSSSLHGPNTAPMSASSNGNPNSSENNDIVSDHHHVSVVIVGAGPSGIATSALLNSHSVPNLVFEREDCCASLWKKRSYDRLNLHLAKGYCSLPLMPHSFRTSTFMSKYDFIAYLDEYVSRFNVKPRYCRHVDSAVCDEDEEIWKVKVTGPDQYEYYSSDFLVVATGENNQAIIPADLPGLESFTGKVVHACDYKNGESFKDKQVLVIGCGNSGMEISNDLADNGAHASLVIRSQMHVLSKEMVAIGMLLLDYLPVKIVDKFVSFLAKFRYQDLSSYGIHRPDQGPFLFKALTGKRPVIDRGTINKIRSKQIKVFPGIVRINSNSVEFNNGARQSFDAILLATGYKSVAHKWLKDYKYLLNDDGKPKGNYPNHWKGEKGVYCVGLAGNGLPGIFTDSTAVAEDIHNLMAQK is encoded by the exons atgtcgtcttcttcttctcttcacgGTCCAAACACTGCTCCCATGTCTGCCTCATCCAACGGTAACCCTAATAGTAGTGAAAATAATGATATTGTGAGTGATCATCATCATGTGTCGGTTGTGATAGTAGGTGCTGGTCCGTCTGGCATTGCGACGTCCGCATTGCTCAACTCCCATTCAGTACCAAACCTTGTGTTTGAAAGGGAAGACTGTTGCGCTTCCCTTTGGAAGAAACGGTCCTACGATCGTCTCAATCTTCACTTAGCAAAGGGGTACTGCTctttgccactcatgccacacTCCTTCAGGACTTCCACCTTCATGTCCAAATACGATTTCATCGCCTACTTAGATGAGTATGTCTCACGGTTTAACGTGAAACCTCGTTACTGTCGTCATGTGGATTCCGCTGTTTGCGATGAAGATGAGGAGATATGGAAGGTGAAAGTGACTGGTCCGGACCAGTACGAGTACTACTCTTCAGATTTCTTGGTTGTCGCAACAGGAGAAAATAACCAGGCTATTATTCCGGCGGACTTGCCTGGACTTGAGTCATTCACAGGAAAAGTTGTTCATGCATGCGACTATAAGAACGGGGAAAGTTTTAAAGACAAACAAGTTTTGGTCATTGGCTGTGGAAACTCTGGTATGGAAATTAGCAACGACCTTGCAGACAATGGAGCGCATGCATCCCTTGTTATTAGAAGCCAA ATGCATGTCCTCAGCAAAGAGATGGTAGCTATAGGAATGCTTCTGTTGGATTACTTGCCAGTGAAAATAGTGGACAAGTTTGTCTCATTCCTTGCCAAGTTTAGGTATCAGGATTTGTCCAGCTATGGCATTCATCGCCCGGACCAAGGCCCTTTTCTCTTTAAAGCACTTACTGGAAAGAGGCCAGTGATTGATCGTGGAACCATCAACAAAATTCGATCCAAACAGATCaag GTTTTTCCAGGAATAGTGAGGATAAACTCCAACTCTGTTGAGTTCAACAACGGGGCCCGACAGAGTTTTGATGCCATTCTGTTGGCAACTGGTTATAAAAGTGTAGCACATAAGTGGCTCAAG GACTATAAGTACCTCCTTAATGACGATGGAAAGCCTAAAGGAAATTATCCAAACCACTGGAAGGGCGAGAAGGGAGTTTACTGTGTTGGATTAGCAGGGAATGGACTGCCGGGGATTTTCACGGATTCAACGGCTGTGGCCGAGGATATCCATAACCTAATGGCACAGAAATAA
- the LOC126604611 gene encoding 2-oxoisovalerate dehydrogenase subunit alpha 2, mitochondrial-like, with translation MMRKSGSTIIKHLKSSSFGLTSWTPKSPLPLAPPSFPQILQIPAAGDFSNFCSCRFESVNAEKTPDSDTTDRNHDQALVFPEGKVKFTPEMRFISETAEERECCYRILDDNGNQILSSNYVEVSKEVAVKMYTNMVTLQTMDTIFYEAQRQGRISFYLTTVGEEATNIASAAALTIDDIVFPQYREAGVLLWRGFTLQEFANQCFSNKADYGKGRQMPIHYGSNKLNYVTIASTVATQLPQAVGAAYSLKMDRKDACVVAYVGDGGTSEGDFHAALNFAAVKEAPVIFFCRNNGWAISTPTSDQFRSDGVVVKGRAYGIRSIRVDGNDALAVYGAVHAARDMAIREQRPILIEALTYRVGHHSTSDDSTKYRPVEEIEWWKMERDPVSRFRKWMENNSWWSDKQELEARNSARKQILHAIQEAEKVDKPPIADIFTDVYDSPSSDLREQEKLLRDTIQRHPCDYPSDFPL, from the exons atgatgaggaaATCAGGTAGCACCATTATCAAACATCTCAAATCATCATCGTTCGGTCTCACCTCTTGGACTCCAAAATCTCCACTTCCACTtgctcctccttcatttcctCAAATTCTCCAAATCCCGGCAGCCGGAGATTTCAGTAACTTCTGCTCTTGCCGGTTTGAATCCGTCAATGCAGAAAAGACGCCGGATTCGGATACGACTGATCGCAATCACGATCAG GCTTTAGTGTTTCCCGAAGGAAAGGTCAAGTTCACTCCTGAAATGAGGTTCATATCCGAGACTGCTGAGGAGCGGGAATGCTGTTATCGCATCCTTGATGACAATGGGAACCAAATTTTGTCCAGCAACTATGTAGAG GTCAGTAAGGAAGTTGCTGTGAAAATGTATACCAACATGGTTACTCTTCAGACCATGGACACCATTTTCTATGAAGCACAAAGGCAAGGAAGGATTTCGTTCTATTTGACCACAGTTGGTGAAGAGGCTACCAATATTGCATCTGCGGCAGCACTCACCATTGACGACATTGTCTTTCCTCAG TACAGGGAGGCAGGAGTGCTATTGTGGCGTGGTTTCACTCTACAAGAATTTGCAAACCAGTGTTTCAGTAACAAAGCTGATTATGGGAAAGGCAGGCAGATGCCGATCCATTATGGATCTAACAAGCTCAATTACGTAACTATAGCATCAACCGTGGC CACACAACTTCCACAGGCTGTTGGTGCTGCATATTCTTTAAAGATGGACAGGAAAGATGCATGTGTGGTCGCGTATGTTGGTGATGGTGGCACAAGCGAG GGTGATTTCCATGCTGCCTTGAATTTTGCGGCTGTTAAGGAGGCTCCGGTTATATTCTTTTGTCGGAACAATGGATGGGCTATCAGTACACCTACATCAGACCAGTTTCGGA GTGATGGCGTTGTTGTCAAAGGCCGGGCTTATGGAATTCGAAGCATCCGAGTAGATGGTAATGATGCACTTGCTGTGTACGGTGCAGTTCATGCTGCCCGTGACATGGCAATCAGAGAACAGAGACCAATCTTAATTGAG GCATTAACATATCGAGTAGGACACCATTCCACTTCAGATGATTCGACAAAGTATCGTCCAGTCGAAGAGATTGAATGGTGGAAAATGGAACGAGACCCTGTATCTCGATTTAGAAAGTGGATGGAAAACAATAGTTGGTGGAGTGATAAGCAAGAGTTAGAGGCCAGAAACAGTGCGAGAAAGCAG ATATTACATGCAATCCAAGAAGCAGAGAAAGTTGACAAACCTCCAATTGCTGACATTTTCACAGATGTATATGACTCTCCCTCTTCCGATCTCCGCGAGCAGGAGAAATTGCTCAGAGATACAATTCAAAGACACCCCTGCGATTACCCATCCGACTTTCCTCTCTAA